Proteins encoded within one genomic window of Gloeobacter kilaueensis JS1:
- a CDS encoding ATP-binding cassette domain-containing protein — protein sequence MTLIRTSEKPRQQAATEPAVVVRGLVKRYKDLAAVDGIDFSVERGEVFGLIGPDGAGKTTTFQILAGVMEATAGEVTVLGRPPREARLKTGYLTQPFSLYLDLSIDENLSYSAGLRQVPKEQFEERRARYLKLMDLERFSARLAGQLSGGMKQKLALCAALVTQPEILLLDEPTTGVDPVSRREFWDVLAALAEQEQTTVIVATPYLDEAERCNRVALMHEGRFQKTDTPARLRADLGLVRLEVQPKRGTLDEAEHKLQRLAQIKDVQTFGDRLDVLVADADRGEQAVKDALKDQEPQIERTEPTLENVFVTRLRAAGSDPPFIAFPSAPAQRARAQSGVAIGAYDLGKTFGDFRAVHDVSLEVAPGQIYGLLGANGAGKTTTIKMLCGLLPASTGSVTLAGESGQLRSSALRSRLGYMSQKFTLYDDLSIEQNLEFYGGVYGVPRRLRRERIDWVIEICGLKGQENLTTGALPGGWKQRVAFGASVMHQPEVLFLDEPTSGVDPLARRQFWRLIEMFARTGTAVLVTTHYLEEAEHCHRLGFMVAGGLIAQGTPGEIKSQQPGQLFEVVPRDLRQATRSLRSLFKDQSWRVSLFGDRLHVVLDDGERHLDQLQALGQTRPIPYSLEDAFIGMVQRNR from the coding sequence ATGACATTGATACGGACCAGCGAAAAGCCGCGCCAGCAGGCGGCCACCGAACCGGCGGTCGTCGTGCGGGGGCTGGTGAAGCGCTACAAGGATCTGGCGGCAGTGGACGGCATCGACTTCAGCGTCGAGCGGGGCGAGGTCTTTGGCCTGATTGGCCCGGACGGAGCGGGCAAGACGACTACCTTTCAGATTCTCGCCGGGGTGATGGAGGCGACGGCGGGGGAGGTGACGGTTCTGGGCCGCCCGCCCCGCGAGGCGCGACTCAAAACCGGTTACCTCACCCAGCCCTTCTCGCTCTACCTCGATCTGAGCATCGACGAAAACCTCAGCTACAGCGCCGGGCTGCGGCAGGTGCCCAAGGAGCAGTTCGAGGAGCGCCGGGCGCGCTATCTCAAGCTGATGGACCTCGAACGCTTCTCAGCTCGCCTTGCCGGTCAGCTTTCTGGGGGGATGAAGCAGAAGCTGGCGCTGTGCGCGGCCCTGGTCACCCAGCCGGAGATTTTGCTGCTCGATGAACCCACTACCGGCGTCGATCCGGTATCGCGGCGCGAATTTTGGGATGTGCTCGCCGCTCTGGCCGAACAGGAGCAGACGACGGTGATCGTGGCGACGCCCTACCTCGACGAGGCGGAGCGCTGCAACCGGGTGGCGCTGATGCACGAGGGCCGCTTTCAAAAAACCGATACGCCCGCCCGCCTGCGGGCCGATCTGGGGCTGGTGCGCCTGGAGGTGCAGCCCAAGCGCGGCACACTCGACGAGGCCGAGCACAAGTTGCAGCGACTCGCTCAGATCAAAGATGTCCAGACTTTTGGCGACCGTCTCGACGTGCTGGTAGCGGACGCTGATCGGGGCGAGCAGGCGGTCAAAGACGCCCTCAAAGACCAGGAGCCGCAGATCGAGCGCACCGAGCCGACCCTCGAAAATGTCTTTGTCACCCGCCTCAGGGCCGCCGGTTCTGACCCGCCCTTTATCGCCTTTCCGAGCGCTCCCGCTCAGCGGGCAAGGGCACAATCCGGGGTGGCGATCGGCGCTTATGACCTGGGCAAGACCTTTGGCGACTTTCGTGCCGTCCACGACGTGAGCCTCGAAGTCGCTCCCGGCCAGATTTATGGCCTTTTGGGAGCCAACGGTGCCGGTAAGACGACGACGATCAAGATGCTGTGCGGCCTATTGCCCGCCAGCACCGGCAGCGTCACCCTGGCGGGCGAATCGGGCCAGTTGCGCTCCAGTGCGCTGCGCAGCCGCCTGGGTTATATGAGCCAGAAATTTACCCTCTACGACGATCTGAGCATCGAGCAAAATCTCGAATTTTACGGCGGCGTCTACGGTGTACCCCGGCGGCTCAGGCGCGAGCGCATCGACTGGGTCATCGAGATCTGTGGCCTAAAAGGCCAGGAAAATCTCACCACCGGCGCGCTGCCGGGGGGCTGGAAGCAGCGGGTCGCCTTCGGCGCTTCGGTGATGCACCAGCCTGAGGTGCTCTTTCTCGACGAACCCACCTCGGGAGTCGATCCGCTCGCCCGCCGCCAGTTCTGGCGGCTCATCGAGATGTTTGCCCGCACCGGTACCGCCGTGCTGGTGACGACCCACTACCTGGAGGAGGCCGAGCACTGCCACCGGCTGGGCTTTATGGTGGCAGGCGGGCTAATTGCCCAGGGCACCCCCGGCGAGATCAAATCCCAGCAGCCGGGGCAGTTGTTCGAGGTGGTGCCCCGCGACCTCAGGCAGGCCACCCGCAGCCTGCGCTCGCTGTTCAAAGACCAGAGCTGGCGGGTGTCGCTGTTCGGCGACCGGCTGCACGTCGTCCTCGACGACGGCGAGCGCCACCTCGACCAGTTGCAGGCTCTGGGCCAGACCCGGCCCATCCCCTACTCCCTCGAAGACGCCTTTATCGGTATGGTCCAGCGCAACAGGTGA
- a CDS encoding HlyD family secretion protein, producing the protein MTQTSSRPSTGQEGERTAEKKPERRLLVALGAGLVLAAGAASIWWYAASQPPSDRLRLSGRLEGYETDIGAKTAGRVDRITVREGDTVRRGQLVVQLYDDEIQAQLRGANARIASARQQQQQSALQIRVLEGQVRQAELNLQQSRGDAQGRIDQAEAQVATAQAQLAQAQAQVGEARANLKLAQADRNRYEQLAREGVVATQQFDQQQTNFEAAKATLAARQAAVLAARKQVAAASGTLTQTRTTALNPELRNAQLDVTQRQLAQARSQLKASQAAVKDAEATRQQLLAQIGYLNITSPIDGVVTARSVEPGAVVTTGKTVLSLIDLSQIYLRGYVPEGQIGKVRVGQKARVFLDSAPDQPLAAHVGVIDPQASFTPENIYFKDERVRQVFGVKILLDRPGGFAKPGMPADGEILLEESK; encoded by the coding sequence ATGACCCAGACTTCGTCCAGACCGAGCACCGGGCAGGAAGGGGAGCGGACCGCCGAGAAGAAACCGGAGCGCCGTTTGCTCGTCGCCCTCGGTGCCGGGCTGGTGCTGGCGGCGGGAGCGGCCAGTATCTGGTGGTACGCTGCCAGTCAGCCGCCGTCGGACCGCCTGCGCCTGAGCGGCCGGCTGGAAGGCTATGAGACCGATATCGGGGCCAAGACGGCGGGCCGGGTAGACCGGATCACCGTGCGCGAGGGAGACACGGTGCGCAGAGGCCAGCTCGTCGTCCAGCTCTACGACGACGAGATCCAGGCCCAGCTGCGGGGAGCGAACGCCCGGATCGCCTCTGCCCGCCAGCAGCAGCAGCAGTCGGCCCTGCAGATCCGCGTCCTCGAAGGCCAGGTGCGCCAGGCTGAACTCAACCTCCAGCAGTCGCGCGGCGACGCCCAGGGCCGGATCGATCAGGCCGAGGCCCAGGTGGCGACAGCCCAGGCCCAACTCGCTCAGGCGCAAGCCCAGGTGGGCGAGGCGCGGGCCAACTTAAAACTTGCCCAGGCCGACCGCAACCGCTACGAGCAACTTGCGCGCGAGGGCGTAGTCGCCACCCAGCAGTTCGACCAGCAGCAGACCAACTTCGAGGCAGCGAAGGCCACCCTGGCCGCTCGGCAGGCCGCCGTTCTAGCGGCGCGCAAGCAGGTGGCCGCCGCCTCGGGCACCCTCACCCAGACGCGCACCACCGCCCTCAACCCGGAGCTGCGCAACGCCCAGCTCGATGTCACCCAGCGGCAACTGGCCCAGGCCCGCTCCCAGCTCAAGGCTTCCCAGGCGGCGGTCAAAGACGCCGAGGCGACCCGCCAGCAACTGCTCGCCCAGATTGGCTACCTCAACATCACCAGTCCCATCGACGGCGTGGTGACCGCCCGCAGCGTCGAACCGGGAGCGGTGGTGACCACCGGCAAGACGGTGCTCTCCCTGATTGACCTGAGCCAGATTTATCTGCGCGGCTACGTTCCAGAAGGCCAGATAGGCAAAGTGCGCGTCGGCCAGAAGGCGCGGGTTTTCCTCGATTCGGCTCCCGATCAGCCCCTCGCTGCCCACGTCGGCGTCATCGATCCCCAGGCGTCGTTTACGCCTGAGAACATCTACTTCAAAGACGAGCGGGTTCGCCAGGTCTTTGGCGTCAAGATTCTCCTCGACAGGCCGGGTGGCTTTGCCAAGCCGGGGATGCCCGCCGACGGCGAGATTTTGCTGGAGGAGTCAAAATGA
- a CDS encoding TetR/AcrR family transcriptional regulator, with protein MQSPSPVRGPAKREQILRGALAVFAEHGYAGTSMDRVASGARVSKPTLYSHFQSKEKLFLSVCGWVNTQHLRWSPPPSPVCSADLSGWLKRQLSQWLAAARRPENVFVLRSALSESLRFPELGELYTRAVLDPLYDWLLETFDAQPSLATSDRTALADYLCAGLLTLTVFTEIMHGLERLAIPCEQWIASMVDLVLGQPQTVPLLPPAEKPAAFEVPPQPGPEAADRREQLLQEAMAVFLAHGYAGTSMDMVAQATGVSKPTLYTYFQDKEGLFSELIARVTIRRSILPLQPMLATLPPPVLLKRQATAILAKADDQEYVALLRLVLSESVRFPELIRLYVGTVAEPGHRYLSRYLMACRWHRFPPEMGALLLIGPIIGLVLLQSLLHSKVLSSVERERFVDCVVGLLVGSADP; from the coding sequence GTGCAGTCGCCTTCCCCGGTGCGCGGCCCCGCCAAGCGCGAGCAGATTTTGCGCGGAGCGCTGGCGGTTTTTGCCGAGCACGGCTACGCGGGGACGAGCATGGACCGGGTGGCCTCCGGCGCGCGCGTCTCAAAGCCGACGCTTTACAGCCACTTTCAAAGCAAAGAAAAGCTTTTTTTGTCGGTGTGCGGGTGGGTGAACACTCAGCATCTGCGCTGGTCGCCCCCGCCGTCGCCCGTGTGCTCAGCCGATCTGTCCGGCTGGCTGAAGCGGCAGCTAAGCCAGTGGCTCGCCGCTGCCAGGCGACCAGAAAATGTCTTTGTCCTGCGTTCAGCTCTGAGCGAATCGCTGCGCTTTCCAGAATTGGGGGAGCTGTATACCAGAGCCGTCCTCGATCCGTTGTACGACTGGCTGCTGGAAACCTTCGACGCCCAGCCTTCCCTTGCCACCAGCGACAGGACGGCGCTGGCCGATTATCTGTGCGCTGGTCTTTTGACCCTTACGGTCTTTACCGAGATCATGCACGGTCTGGAGCGCCTGGCTATCCCCTGCGAGCAGTGGATAGCGAGCATGGTCGATCTGGTGCTGGGCCAACCGCAAACCGTGCCGTTGCTGCCGCCTGCCGAAAAACCAGCGGCCTTCGAGGTGCCGCCCCAGCCGGGACCGGAGGCGGCGGACCGGCGCGAACAGCTCCTGCAGGAGGCGATGGCTGTCTTTTTGGCCCACGGCTACGCCGGGACGAGCATGGACATGGTTGCCCAGGCCACCGGCGTCTCGAAGCCGACGCTCTACACTTACTTTCAAGACAAGGAGGGGCTTTTTAGCGAGCTGATCGCCAGGGTGACGATTCGCCGCTCGATTCTGCCCCTGCAGCCGATGCTAGCCACCCTGCCGCCGCCTGTGCTGCTCAAGCGGCAGGCGACGGCGATCCTCGCCAAGGCGGACGACCAGGAGTACGTGGCGCTGTTGCGGCTGGTCTTGAGCGAGTCGGTGCGCTTCCCCGAACTCATCCGGCTCTACGTGGGCACGGTGGCGGAGCCGGGCCATCGCTACTTGAGCCGTTATCTGATGGCCTGTCGGTGGCACCGTTTTCCGCCGGAGATGGGGGCGCTGCTGCTCATCGGTCCGATTATCGGCCTGGTCTTGCTCCAGTCGCTGTTGCACAGCAAAGTGCTGTCGTCTGTTGAGCGCGAGCGCTTCGTCGATTGCGTCGTCGGTCTGCTGGTGGGTTCTGCCGACCCATAA
- a CDS encoding bifunctional lysylphosphatidylglycerol flippase/synthetase MprF, producing MVALTAVGSCEPLPALLKEHGRNTTSYLMLEPDKQIFWSAAGDAAIAYLRAGSVAVVQGEPLCADEQLESVIAEFEAFCRRTRLRPLFFEVSEWTLPAFASRGYRFLKTGEEPFIELDTFTLAGNRMANVRSSASTARRRGVSVRLHDPLAPGSAWTNARLQEISDEWLAERGALRELSFTLGTLSLANPGERRYFVAEQEGRAIAFLTFAPIYSRSGMYLDLMRRAADCPPGTMDLLLSEAFVQLAALGYERATMGMAPLANIEQAAWAQDARLVKLLCYAREHGAALYNFEALRRFKQKFCPQRWESKYLAYRRLGWAELNALCWALEGAGLPALLQQAAAGHDWWRRGGQWAASIAAAALGLLGISG from the coding sequence ATGGTAGCCCTTACCGCCGTGGGATCGTGCGAGCCGTTGCCCGCACTGCTCAAAGAACACGGTCGCAATACGACCAGTTATCTGATGCTCGAACCGGACAAGCAAATTTTCTGGAGCGCTGCGGGCGATGCCGCTATCGCCTACCTGCGCGCCGGTTCGGTCGCCGTCGTGCAGGGGGAGCCGCTGTGCGCGGACGAGCAGTTGGAGTCAGTCATCGCTGAATTTGAGGCGTTCTGTCGGCGGACGCGCCTGCGGCCACTTTTTTTTGAGGTGTCGGAGTGGACGCTACCGGCCTTTGCAAGCCGGGGGTACCGGTTTTTGAAGACGGGCGAGGAGCCTTTTATCGAACTGGATACATTCACCCTGGCGGGCAACAGGATGGCCAACGTCCGCTCCTCCGCCAGCACCGCCCGCCGGCGGGGGGTGAGTGTGCGTCTGCACGACCCGCTCGCCCCTGGGAGTGCATGGACCAACGCCCGGCTGCAGGAAATTTCTGACGAGTGGCTGGCTGAGCGGGGCGCTCTGCGGGAGCTATCTTTTACCCTCGGCACCCTTTCGCTTGCCAATCCTGGCGAGCGGCGCTACTTCGTAGCCGAGCAGGAGGGCCGGGCGATCGCCTTTTTGACCTTTGCGCCGATTTACTCCCGCTCGGGGATGTACCTCGATCTGATGCGCCGCGCCGCCGACTGCCCACCCGGCACGATGGACCTGCTGTTGAGCGAAGCGTTCGTGCAACTGGCCGCCCTGGGCTACGAGCGCGCAACGATGGGCATGGCTCCCCTCGCCAATATCGAGCAGGCGGCCTGGGCTCAAGATGCCCGTCTGGTAAAGCTCTTGTGCTACGCCCGCGAGCACGGCGCTGCGCTCTACAACTTCGAGGCGCTGCGCCGCTTCAAGCAAAAATTCTGCCCCCAGCGCTGGGAGAGCAAGTACCTCGCCTATCGCCGCCTGGGCTGGGCCGAGCTAAACGCGCTGTGCTGGGCGCTGGAGGGCGCGGGGCTACCGGCGCTACTGCAGCAGGCGGCAGCTGGCCACGACTGGTGGCGGCGCGGCGGCCAATGGGCGGCGTCGATCGCTGCTGCGGCCCTCGGGCTTCTGGGCATCAGCGGTTAG